The following proteins are co-located in the bacterium genome:
- a CDS encoding threonyl-tRNA synthetase editing domain-containing protein, translating into MDLGPILTVYCSPFTVHGIISPMKLLLFHMPLFYYKTHEKSILEAPDIEEEREVVDCIVALIQAEEGDPGKGKKVLDKLIKNIKWLAGKFGTKRAVLHFFSHLSESRADPEYARDLLDRAAERLEGAGYEVHVTPFGYFCEMKLHIGGESLAKVFKEF; encoded by the coding sequence TTGGACCTTGGACCGATTTTAACCGTTTACTGTTCACCGTTCACAGTTCACGGTATAATATCCCCCATGAAACTCCTGCTGTTCCATATGCCTTTGTTTTATTACAAAACCCATGAAAAAAGCATCCTTGAGGCTCCCGATATCGAAGAAGAGCGGGAAGTTGTGGACTGCATAGTTGCCCTCATCCAGGCGGAGGAGGGCGACCCGGGCAAAGGGAAAAAGGTCCTGGACAAGCTCATCAAGAACATTAAATGGCTGGCCGGCAAGTTCGGTACAAAAAGGGCGGTCCTGCACTTTTTCTCTCACCTTTCAGAAAGCCGGGCCGATCCTGAGTACGCCCGGGATCTCCTTGACCGCGCCGCCGAGCGCCTGGAGGGAGCCGGTTACGAAGTCCACGTGACGCCCTTCGGGTATTTCTGCGAGATGAAGCTGCACATCGGGGGAGAGTCCCTGGCGAAAGTGTTTAAGGAATTTTGA
- the tatA gene encoding twin-arginine translocase TatA/TatE family subunit has protein sequence MIGGLGMQELLVILAIVMLLFGGKKLPELGKGLGKAIRGFKQAEEETVKELKRAAEGDPSTSSGQEDEAKGDGVTEREKTTEDEAEKEEADKGKDNPAT, from the coding sequence ATGATCGGCGGTCTCGGCATGCAGGAACTTCTCGTCATTCTCGCCATCGTCATGCTCCTTTTCGGCGGCAAGAAGCTGCCAGAGCTGGGAAAGGGGCTGGGCAAGGCCATCCGTGGGTTCAAGCAGGCTGAAGAGGAGACGGTGAAGGAGCTTAAAAGGGCTGCTGAAGGGGACCCTTCGACAAGCTCAGGGCAGGAGGATGAGGCGAAGGGCGACGGAGTGACTGAGCGAGAGAAGACCACGGAAGACGAGGCTGAAAAAGAGGAAGCCGACAAAGGGAAGGACAACCCGGCGACTTAG
- a CDS encoding GNAT family N-acetyltransferase, which translates to MLLDRYPQKVALEDGTELVLKAMNKQDERILMDFFEDLYDSDRQYLRNDVSNYRVVREWFSNLNYNRVFPLLAVHEGRIVANATLHRKPFGWMRHVGEIRIVVSPSFRKKGLARIMFTEIIHTAEEAGLEKLTAEMAVTQTGAIDVFRKMGFKEEAILKDYIRDAKDEVHDLLVMTLDIE; encoded by the coding sequence ATGCTCCTTGATCGATATCCTCAAAAAGTAGCGTTGGAAGACGGCACCGAACTTGTCCTCAAGGCAATGAACAAACAGGATGAGCGGATCCTCATGGATTTTTTTGAAGATCTCTATGATTCGGACCGCCAGTACTTGCGCAACGATGTCTCCAACTACAGGGTCGTGCGCGAGTGGTTCAGCAACCTGAATTACAACAGGGTTTTTCCTCTGCTTGCTGTGCACGAAGGCCGGATCGTTGCCAACGCGACACTGCACAGGAAGCCTTTCGGATGGATGCGCCATGTCGGTGAGATCCGCATCGTGGTATCTCCCAGTTTCAGAAAAAAAGGGTTGGCCCGTATCATGTTCACGGAGATCATCCACACTGCGGAAGAGGCCGGCCTTGAAAAGTTGACCGCTGAAATGGCCGTAACACAAACTGGTGCCATCGACGTGTTCAGGAAAATGGGGTTCAAGGAAGAGGCGATCCTGAAGGACTATATCAGGGATGCCAAGGATGAAGTGCACGACTTGCTTGTTATGACCCTTGATATTGAGTGA
- a CDS encoding GNAT family N-acetyltransferase: MMLNEYPKVVALRDGSEVTLRPLVKEDEEALYKFFKGMSKEDRLYLRDDVANRDVIRGWMKNIDYEKVLPILAFDGDTVVADATLHRNPHGWMRHVGEIRMSVAGSFRGKGLARIIAAEIFQQAVGLGLDKLMAEMLTIQSNAQRVFTRLGFKEEAILKDHGMDATGKKHDLIIMSNDVTTLWENWAEFAESVSGTWHMEH; this comes from the coding sequence ATGATGCTGAACGAATATCCAAAGGTAGTAGCGCTCAGAGACGGATCCGAAGTAACTTTGCGTCCTTTAGTGAAAGAGGACGAAGAGGCGCTGTACAAGTTCTTCAAGGGAATGAGTAAAGAGGACCGGCTCTATCTCAGGGATGATGTCGCGAACCGTGATGTCATACGCGGATGGATGAAAAACATCGACTACGAAAAGGTGTTGCCCATTCTGGCCTTTGATGGAGATACGGTAGTGGCAGACGCTACCCTGCACCGGAACCCCCACGGCTGGATGCGTCACGTAGGTGAGATCCGGATGTCTGTGGCAGGGAGTTTTCGTGGCAAGGGGCTCGCCCGGATCATCGCAGCCGAGATCTTTCAGCAGGCGGTCGGTTTGGGACTGGACAAGCTTATGGCTGAGATGCTCACTATCCAGAGCAACGCACAACGCGTGTTTACGCGGCTTGGGTTTAAGGAAGAGGCGATCCTGAAGGACCACGGCATGGACGCTACAGGCAAGAAACACGACCTTATAATAATGAGCAACGATGTGACCACACTCTGGGAAAATTGGGCCGAGTTTGCGGAATCGGTATCCGGAACCTGGCATATGGAACACTAG
- a CDS encoding rhomboid family intramembrane serine protease — MIPLRDNVPSRTIPFVTYFLLGANVVMFFMELSLGPNLERFIYIFGLVPQKVFYAFSEAPQLIPYATVPFFTSIFLHGGWLHLLGNMLYLYIFGDNVESALGHFRYLIFYIGCGVAASVTHLLANPASDVPTVGASGAIAGVLGAYFLLFPRAKVVTLVPIFFFVTFIEVPAILFLGLWFLIQFMSGSMSYGSSAAATGVAWWAHIGGFAVGVGYTLLRYRRIKGGRGREQ, encoded by the coding sequence ATGATTCCACTACGTGACAACGTCCCCTCCAGAACGATCCCCTTTGTGACCTATTTCCTCCTCGGGGCCAACGTTGTGATGTTCTTCATGGAGCTGTCCCTCGGTCCAAACCTGGAACGCTTCATTTACATCTTCGGCCTGGTTCCGCAGAAGGTTTTTTACGCTTTCTCCGAAGCACCGCAGCTGATCCCCTACGCTACCGTACCGTTCTTTACATCTATCTTCCTCCATGGAGGGTGGCTGCACCTGCTGGGAAACATGCTCTACCTCTACATATTCGGTGACAATGTGGAATCGGCCCTTGGTCATTTTCGCTACCTGATCTTTTATATTGGTTGTGGGGTGGCCGCTTCCGTTACCCACCTGCTGGCCAACCCGGCGAGTGACGTTCCCACCGTTGGGGCCAGCGGCGCCATCGCTGGTGTGCTTGGGGCCTACTTTCTTCTGTTTCCAAGGGCCAAGGTGGTTACCCTGGTGCCCATCTTCTTTTTCGTTACCTTCATAGAGGTTCCGGCCATCCTTTTCCTCGGCCTGTGGTTCCTCATCCAGTTCATGAGCGGCTCCATGTCCTATGGGAGCAGTGCTGCCGCGACTGGAGTGGCCTGGTGGGCCCATATTGGAGGGTTTGCTGTGGGGGTGGGGTACACGCTCCTCCGTTACAGGAGGATAAAAGGAGGAAGGGGGAGGGAGCAATAG